The nucleotide sequence AATATTAGTTTCAAGTCCTTGAGGAGAATCAATTATTGAAATTGAGTCGCGTGCATTCAGGTCGATATTACCTTCACTACTTTCACCTTGTGTGATTTGCACATCCATTACGTCAATAGAACCTCCAAAAACCACAACATCTCCTCCGAAGAACTCAGAAATATTAGAATTTAGCAACGAGATATTTCCGCCATCGAGAACATTTTCAAATTGTGCAAACGGAGCAGTACCATAGTTGTTATCGCCAAACTGGCTTTGAAGTTCTACTCTTCCTCCTCCAGTTCCTATTGCTCCAAAGGCAATTTGTCCAGGAGCTTCAGAAGCAGAAGGACTAAGTGGTAGACGACTTATCAAAAGATTATTGTTTATATTAACCTCTCCACCAATTAGCAGCAAACTGGAATCTGGATTTACAATCAATAAATTATTTTCAACATTGATCGAGCCTAGCTGAGGGCTCATACTTCCTACTTGAGGTAGCTGATTAAATATTAGTGCTGTCGGATTAATTGCTAGCATTGGTGCTGGTTCGCTAGAGTCCAAAGCACTAAAGACCCCTTGAGAGCCAAACTCAATTGCTGAGGCTGTAGTACCAACAAAAGCCCCTTGAACATTAAGCAAAGCATTAGGGCCAAATGAAATTCCGTTTGGATTAATTAAAAATAGATTAGCTGGTTGAGGACCTATGGTTGAGATAGATCCATCAATATTTGAGACGCTGTTGCCCGTTACACGACTAATAATATTTTGGATGTTATTCATTATTCCAGCAGGAAGACTCGTGTCAAATACAACTGCCTCTCCAGTAGGCACTGAAAAATCTGTAAAGCTGTGGAATTGATTGATACCTATGACCGTATTGCCAGTAACTAAGCAACCTCCGACACAATTGCCTGCCATATTATCATCAACGTTTGTATAAGTTGAACCATCTGCCACGGGTTGTGATTGAGAAACCCTTGCTATGAAAATCATCGTGAGGGTTAAGCCAATACTGCGTGTAACCACACGCCAAAGAGAAAATCTCATAACAAGGTAGCCTCTGCAACTTCAATCACAAGAAGAGTTTTAATACCCTCCCTATTAACACGCTCAGCTCAAGCAGATAAATACAGCTAACCCAAAGGGAATTAGTTGAGCTTTCTGTAGGAAGGCTAAAATTTAGTCCAGACTTCAATACATATTGAAGTCATTATACTACACTAAGATTTAATTTCTTGAAATTTTTTCACTTTAATAAAACGTAACACAAACTATGTGTATTCAGAAAAATGTAGCGTTAAAAATAGGGCCAAAGCACTTGCGGAGTAGTGGTTTCAGTCTCCAGCAACTGCCTCCAGAAAAATCCAGGTTTCTACGTGGACGAGGTCATAGTTAAATTTTCAAGATAAAGCTTATGTATTCAACGCAACCGTGATTTCTACTTTTGCATGTGTGCAGAGGGCAATACCTGAATACCTTGCGACTGCATCTCGGATCAATGTTCCAGGACTATCGAGGTGTATATTATCAATAGTAAATAGTATTCGATTACCATTACTAGGATCGACTATAAGCAAATCCACTAAATCATTAGGATCTAAATCCGTACTACATGGCGGGTTAGAGAAAGAATTCTTACCTGTTTTGGTTGAAAGTACTTGAGCAGCGTTTTCACTCACGAGTGTATCTTTGTTTGGACAGCAGAAGCAGATTGTGTCTGGCACAGCAGTGCAGTTAAATCCAAGAGTGAAGTCTAAATAGTTTACTGTTAGCGTTGTTGTTTGCATAATAAATCTCCTTATATGGCCAGAAACAAATGAATTTATTTAACTCAAGTGCAAGACGAAACTTTATTGCCCTGCTGGCAGGTTGAGCAGTGGTTCGGACAGTTTTGGCATGGAGCCTGAAATTCTTGATTATTTCGTAGGCAGGGATAGAAAGCCAGAGGGATGAAACTTGCCTTTCTATAGCCAGAAGAACACTCTATCACTGAAAACCTTGCTTAGTCTAGAAACAGAAAAATCTTGGTTGTTCCATTAATCATCTTCGTAGTGAGATATCTGGATAATAGAATAAATAAAAGTCGGAACTTAAGAGCATTTAGCACCCCGTCACTAAAGTCAAGCGAGAGAGTTGATGATTTAGTAGTAAGTAGACATTCAGAGTACCTTTGACTGCCATGTAATGAATAGCATCAAATGAACATTACTCTTAGAACATATCCAAAATATTCCCGAGCATCTTATGCTCATCATCAAGCATGTTCAATAAACACAGATAAGTCGCAGTAGACTCATATTCTAATTAGACCATAAAGCAAATAGAACAATTGTGTTCGACCTTCAGCCAGACAATGGAGATAGCATACCTACAAGTAGGTTGTCTAGATCGTGAAAATCTTTAAATTATATTAAGACGCTGAATTGAGATAAGCACCGCTATCGCGATATCCAATGCCATACAAAAGGTTCCAGAGTATTAACTTGCACTATCACTCTTATTGCTTGGGCGATAACTGTTTTGAGCTATCAGCATTTCCAGAGTGGTGAAAATCGAAGTAGTTGATTACTCGCTAGGATAAGAAATCAAACTATGAATCGGCACATCATTAGGCAAAAGCTCGCGTCCATTCAAGAAACTCAGCTCTACCACAAAACCAAACCCACATAATTCAGCCCCCGCCTGCCGCACCAGATTAGCCGTTGCCAACGCCGTCCCCCCCGTAGCAATCAAATCATCCACGATCGCCACTCGACTCCCCGACTCAAACGCATCCACATGAATCTCCAAACAATCGGTCCCGTACTCCAGACTGTATTCCTCACTCAGAGTATCCGCCGGTAACTTCCCCGGCTTGCGCACCGGCACAAACCCCGCCCCCAACCGATACGCCAGCGGCGTCCCAAACATAAACCCCCGCGACTCGGCCCCCACCACATAATCCACCCGACTGTCAGCAAACCGCTCGTACAGCCGATCGATCGTCACCTGCAACCCCTGGGGATCGCTAAGCAGCGTGGTAATATCCCGAAACACAATCCCCGGCTTGGGAAAATCGGGAACACTGCGAATCAAGGATTTGAGATCCATCAGAGTCAGTCCTCGCAAGCCATACCAACGACAGCGATTCTAATATGAATGCCCTCATCCAAATCAGCCTGATGGCGCTGCTGGCCAGTTCAATCCGGCTCTGTGCCACAGCAGGCCAATGGATTCAGGTCGGCGCGATCGCCGCTATCTCCATCCCCCTCTGGCTCCTCCTCGACGGCCTCTGGCAAACTCCCTGGCTCTTCACAACCCTCGAACCCGCCCTACTCGCCGCCCTGCAAGTGGGAATCTTATTGGGCTACACCCGCTTCGGTCTCAAGTTTGCGCGGCAGGCGATCGCCACCTTTCTCCTCGCTGGTGCCGCGATCGCAGCAGCAGCCACAACCTGGGGATCGCCCAACACATATGGCATTGAGGAAACCTTCAATGCTGGCATCCCCATCCTAATCGCGGCGATCGCTACTGTATCGATCTATCAAGTGCTCGCCAGCTCTAGCCCAGCCAGACCCAGTTGGGCAGCAATGGCGATCGCACTGGCGAGCGGTCTGGCGATCGACAGCTTTCTATACGTTGCCCTCAGCTCGGCAATCCCCCTCTGGCAAAGTGCGGCTTGGGTGAAGCCACTCGGCCTGAAACTGGCCGACAAACTCGTCCTCGCCATCGGCATAGCCGTCCCAATAGTGGCGATCGAAATGTCATCACTTGTTGATATTTTTCAGGACCTTCAGCCGCGCGATCGCTGACTGACCCCAAGGGGAACTTCAGATCTGAGATCTCATGCCGAGTGGTCAGAAGCGATCGCCCACCGAGAAATGAAAGTTGAAGTCACCGTTATCGCTCAAGGCAGGCTCCAATCGAAACAGCCCGAAAGCGGTGCGAAAGTGAAACCCCAAACCGTACCCCAACCCTTCGCCATCTTTGTCTCTCGCTTCGCCCGGTTGGCCAATGACTTCACCTTGGGTGCCGAGAGTATCGCCATAATCGACAAACACCGCTCCCCTGACCTTGATGTCAGAACCAAACACGGTGAAAGAAGAAATCGGATAGCGGTATTCAACCGTAGCCTGAACGAAGCTGCTACTCGTCCCTGCATCGCCAGTATCGAATCCCCGTATCGTGCTATTGCCGCCCAAAGAAAAGGCCGCATAAGGGGGCACATCATTCAGAATCGTGCCCCCCTGAGCATTGAGAATTAGGATGTGTGGATTTTCAGACCCCAACAGAGGAATAAATTGAGAGACATTGGCGGCTAACTGAGTCATCTCGATATCGGCATCGCCAATTGGAATCGATTGTTCGAGACTAAATCTCAACCGAGTGCCGCGAGTGGGAAAGGTGCGATCGTCCACTGCATTTAAGACGGCGGCAAGATTGACCGACAAAAGGGGATCGATACCGTCATCACTCACAGTGACTGGGTTGCCCAGCTCGTCCACCGAGAAAACATCATTGGAAAACACGCCGTTGCGAACCGAGACCACTCGGTAGTTAATGCCCGAGGCAATATCGAATTGCGGTGTCAGGGCTTGAAAATATTCCAGTCCGCCCCCCCATTGATTGACGTGAGGGTCGGCACCGCTCGGTAAGGAAACATTCGTATCCCCATTTTCAAACGCCCCCGCTAAATTACTCTGACTTTGCAGATTGAGGGAAAAAGTCCCTGGCAAGCCTGCTGGAGAAATGGAGTAAACCAAATCGGCAGCCACAGCATTGAGATCGAGATCCCCTAGCAACTCCAGCAAGAGTCTTTGATTGGGTCCCAACCCCTGCTGGACATATCCTCTAACGGGGAAAAACAGGTCTCGTAGTGCTTCTGCTGAAACGGTCTGAATGCGGGTTCCTCCAAACAGAGCAGTCGGTTCCACCAGACGCGAGCCAAAGCCGTACCCAAACCCCCGAGGATCGTCGCTGCCAAAACCAAATTGGAGGCGATCGCCGCGATCTGACTGCGGGATCGAGCCATTGCCAGACTGGGGCGAAACCTCTGCGCCAGTTCCTTCGCCCTCGCCGCCCGCTTCACTCAGTAGAACGCTGCTGTGATTTTCTGGCATCTGCTCGGCATAGATGGCAGGGGGGTCGGCGATCGCCTCGCCAGAATTGCCAAGCCCAGAATTCCCAATCCAATCGGTAGAGGGTTGTCCCCAAGCGGCTGTTCCCGCCAGTTCGGGGCCGAACATCAGGGCCGCGATCGCTGCCCCCCAACCCGCCAGCAACACTGACTTATCCACGATTTGCATGCGATTGCTCCTTGTGACCCTCACCCTAGGCTCTAGCATGCCCAATGGCACACAATCCCCTCAGCCCGAACAATTCCGAGCAGCATTCATACGAAGCATCCTATACGCATGTGGCTGGGATGGCTCGCACTCGTGCGGGAGGGCAAGCTCCGTTCGATGCTTGAGGAAGACCCGATACAATCGTGCTCGACGACTGCGATCGCCTACTGCACTCGATAAACCGGCAGGGTGAAGTGAAAGCTGCTGCCTTCCCCCGGTTCCGAATTGACCCAAATGCGACCGTAATGGGAGCGGATGATGCGGCGACAGAGGAAAAGACCGATGCCGTAGCCTTCGCTGTTGCGATCGCGCGCGAGACGGACCATATCGCTAAAGACTCGTTCTCGAGCCTCCGCCGGGATTCCCGGTCCTGTATCGGTGACACTCACTTCGACTTTTTGGCTGGTGCGGTGTAAGGCCGCCAAGCAGATGGTGCCGTTCTCGGGAGTGTATTTAATCGCGTTGTCCAAGAGATTCATCAACACTTGCCGAATTTTGTCGCGATCGGCGTGGACGGTGGGCAATACATCTGGAATATCGGTTTTGAGGGTCAGTTTCTTGGCTGCAGCTCGCTGGGCAACTTCCTCGATCGCCTCTCGACAGAGGTCGGCAAATGGCAATTCAGCCGTGGACAAACTCAATTCGGAGGATGTCCCCCGCGCCGCCTCCAAAAGATCGGCAATCATGCTCTCCATCACCCGAGTTTGAGTGCGGGCGTGACCGAATAACTGCTCGCTCAACTCGGGGGTGAGTTTGCCTTGGTTCTGTTCTAGAGTTTCGATCGCCATTGACGCGGCTGACAGTGGGTTGCGCAGGTCGTGGGCCAACATCGCCAAGATGCGATCTTTAAACAGCAATTGCTCTTTTAATTCCACTTGCTGCTGCCGCAACTTGAAGACTTCTTCAGAGAGTTGTAACAACTCCGCTGTCTGCTCCAGAACTTCCCCTCGCTCTTCGGCATCGCGATCTTCATCTAAAAGCTGCAGTTGCCCTTGCCAGCGGGGCCACCAAACCTCTAACTGCGAAGCTAAATCTTTGCCTGCCAAGACCTGGGCAGGAGTAGGATGGGTTTTGACCAGAGCGGGGGTAGCCACGAGCTTGTAATGCTCGACTAAATAGGGACGCTCTCCTACCTCCACCAATTCAATCTGAGTGGGATAGTCACCGGACAAATGCTCCAGTTGCTGCCGAATGCGCTGAATCAACTCTCGGGCACCGGCACGGCGGTCTACAAACACCAAGAGTCGCAGGGTTAGTGCTGTCGAATAGTCTTCCGAAACCGCCATAACGCTGGGTTTAAGCTCAAAAACTTGCAATCATCTCAATCGGTCTCAAGTCATTCTACTTGGATATCTCAAGTTTTCTTAAGATTTTCTTCCAGTTTACGACAAGCTTACAAACCTGTCGGTCGAAGGTTCCTGTGGCTGTCATGTTTCGCAACACCTCGGCGTCGGCCTCCTCCTCGGCTACAGTATCGTCATAGAGCTTTGTGGATGGCGATCGCAGGTGGCAGTCATGAATGGTCAAGCCTGGTTGGGGTGGGGGGTCTCTATCTGTCTGGCGAGTGCTGGAGGATGGGCGGCGTTCGGGATAGAGCCAGCAGTTCTGGCTCGCGATCCTGCTGTCTTGTCCGCCGAGATTGCTGCCACTCCCAATACGCCTATCGCGGCCAATTCGATCGCGGCTACTGTTACTCCTCTTTCTCCTCAATTGGGCGATACGCTGACCGTGCGCATTCAAATTCCTACAGGCGGCGAGGTTCCTCAAGTGGCGATGGGCGATCGCCAGTTTCCTGTGTTTGTCGCTGTGGCTGCAGACGAGCGCGGACTGACGACCTATCGAGCGCTCGTTCCCACTTCTCCCCTCGATCGGCCCGGTGCCCGCAACATTGTAGTGACAGTCGCGGGACAGCAGCAGCAACTATCGACACTCCTGCGCGATCGCCAGTTTCCCACCCAGTCGATTACCGTGCGCGAAGGGGGTTTGCAGGCCACTCAATTGGAATGGGATGCGGTCAGTGCCTTTAAGGCGATTGTCTCGCCCGAGCAGCTTTGGCAGGGGTCGTTTTTGCGACCCACCCAAGGGGCAGTGAGCAGCATTTACGGGGTGCGGCGCTACTACAATGGCGTCTTTGCCCGCGACTATTACCATCGCGGGGTCGATTATGCAGCAGCCACGGGGACACCGGTCTACGCGCCTGCGGCCGGTCGCATTGCTCTAGTTGGGCGCGAGGCAGAGGGGTTTGCGATCCACGGCAATACCGTGGGCATCGATCACGGGCAGGGGGTGGTCAGTATTTTTTTGCACTTAAATCGCATCAGCGTCAGCGAAGGGGAAAGGGTGACTGCTGGCACGCCCATCGGTCAGGTGGGTTCGACTGGGGCGAGTACGGGCCCTCACTTGCACTGGGGCTTGTACGTCCATAACGTGGCTGTCGATCCGGTGCCCTGGCGCTATGGAAAAATTGAATGACCTCTCGCTGGGATGGGGAACGGTTTTAGCGCCGATCGGCGATCGATTTATCGATTGGCTTGACAGCAGAACGGGCAATCCGGCATGTTTGAAAAGCGTCGGGCGGAACTGGCGGAATTGGTAGACGCGCTAGATTCAGGTTCTAGTGTCCTTTTCGGACTTCCGGGTTCAAGTCCCGGGTTCCGCATCTCCATCGATATCTCGCTGCAAGTCGATCGTTCGGGTTGGCGATCGCCGATCTGTCATCGGTTGCGCGGCAAGCGGCTCATTAACGGACCGACAATTCCCGGCAAGAGTTGATAGGCGGCGGTGGCGACCTGCAGGGGACCGACCACCACATCTTTTTGGCCGGTCGTACTGGCACGGACGATCGCCTCGGCAATCTCTTCCGGTTGTTGGGCCACCATGCTATCGAGCGTCGCTTCCATTTGCTGGCGAGCACTGCCGCCATTGCTGCTGGCCGCGTCCCCGACAAAGATGGCCCGCTCTAAGAAGCTCGTATTCACCACCCCTGGATGCACGCCGATGATTTGAATTCCTTGGGGTTCGAGCTCCAATCGCAGTGTTTCTGTCAGCCCCGTTACGGCATATTTACTGGCGCAGTAGGCTGCCATGCGAGGGAGAGGCATTTTGCCGCCGAACGAGCCCACGTTGACGATTTGACCGTTGTTCTGCTGCAGCATGTGGGGCAAGACAGCTTGAATGGTGTGGACGTAGCCCCAGAAATTAACCTCCATTAACTGCTGTAATTGCTCCAGCGACATTTCTGCAAACGGGCCGCTGGCGCAAATTCCGGCATTGTTGACCAAAATGTCGATTGCCCCGTAGCGATCGCGCGTAGCCTCCACGAGCTGCCGAACTTGTTCTGGGTCGGTGACATCAGTGGGGATGGCTAGCACCTCGGCATTGAAGTCTTTTTCGAGGGCGATCGCCACTTCCTTGAGGGGGGCGGCAGTGCGGGCGGCGATCGCCAGTCGATATCCCCTCCGGGCAAATGCGGCAGCAGTTGCTTGTCCAATGCCAGCCGACGCGCCCGTAACCATCACAACTTTGGACATGAGCTCTCGTGCCAATGCAATCTCTTACCATTCTGCAGGATTGAGAGCTAGAAGAGCAGTCGGTGGGGCTGCGCGGGATAGATCCGTGACAGTCTAAAGATTCGTGACACACTATAGATACGTGGCACACTAGACACCCTTCACTCGATCGGGAACGCGGTTGGATGACTTTTCTATTTCTGCTTTACATCGGCTTTACACTCTATCTCTACTTCACCCGCGACCCCATTCGCATGGAGGTCAATTTTGTGGTACGCCGCTGGTACGACCAAATTGCGTCCGGCATTCGTCGCATGCGGAAAAAGTCCACTTCGATCCGCCGCCGCCGTTACTGAAGGTCGTTACTAAAGA is from Synechococcus sp. PCC 7336 and encodes:
- a CDS encoding histidine kinase; its protein translation is MAVSEDYSTALTLRLLVFVDRRAGARELIQRIRQQLEHLSGDYPTQIELVEVGERPYLVEHYKLVATPALVKTHPTPAQVLAGKDLASQLEVWWPRWQGQLQLLDEDRDAEERGEVLEQTAELLQLSEEVFKLRQQQVELKEQLLFKDRILAMLAHDLRNPLSAASMAIETLEQNQGKLTPELSEQLFGHARTQTRVMESMIADLLEAARGTSSELSLSTAELPFADLCREAIEEVAQRAAAKKLTLKTDIPDVLPTVHADRDKIRQVLMNLLDNAIKYTPENGTICLAALHRTSQKVEVSVTDTGPGIPAEARERVFSDMVRLARDRNSEGYGIGLFLCRRIIRSHYGRIWVNSEPGEGSSFHFTLPVYRVQ
- a CDS encoding M23 family metallopeptidase, with translation MNGQAWLGWGVSICLASAGGWAAFGIEPAVLARDPAVLSAEIAATPNTPIAANSIAATVTPLSPQLGDTLTVRIQIPTGGEVPQVAMGDRQFPVFVAVAADERGLTTYRALVPTSPLDRPGARNIVVTVAGQQQQLSTLLRDRQFPTQSITVREGGLQATQLEWDAVSAFKAIVSPEQLWQGSFLRPTQGAVSSIYGVRRYYNGVFARDYYHRGVDYAAATGTPVYAPAAGRIALVGREAEGFAIHGNTVGIDHGQGVVSIFLHLNRISVSEGERVTAGTPIGQVGSTGASTGPHLHWGLYVHNVAVDPVPWRYGKIE
- a CDS encoding adenine phosphoribosyltransferase; protein product: MDLKSLIRSVPDFPKPGIVFRDITTLLSDPQGLQVTIDRLYERFADSRVDYVVGAESRGFMFGTPLAYRLGAGFVPVRKPGKLPADTLSEEYSLEYGTDCLEIHVDAFESGSRVAIVDDLIATGGTALATANLVRQAGAELCGFGFVVELSFLNGRELLPNDVPIHSLISYPSE
- a CDS encoding SDR family oxidoreductase translates to MSKVVMVTGASAGIGQATAAAFARRGYRLAIAARTAAPLKEVAIALEKDFNAEVLAIPTDVTDPEQVRQLVEATRDRYGAIDILVNNAGICASGPFAEMSLEQLQQLMEVNFWGYVHTIQAVLPHMLQQNNGQIVNVGSFGGKMPLPRMAAYCASKYAVTGLTETLRLELEPQGIQIIGVHPGVVNTSFLERAIFVGDAASSNGGSARQQMEATLDSMVAQQPEEIAEAIVRASTTGQKDVVVGPLQVATAAYQLLPGIVGPLMSRLPRNR
- a CDS encoding BamA/TamA family outer membrane protein codes for the protein MQIVDKSVLLAGWGAAIAALMFGPELAGTAAWGQPSTDWIGNSGLGNSGEAIADPPAIYAEQMPENHSSVLLSEAGGEGEGTGAEVSPQSGNGSIPQSDRGDRLQFGFGSDDPRGFGYGFGSRLVEPTALFGGTRIQTVSAEALRDLFFPVRGYVQQGLGPNQRLLLELLGDLDLNAVAADLVYSISPAGLPGTFSLNLQSQSNLAGAFENGDTNVSLPSGADPHVNQWGGGLEYFQALTPQFDIASGINYRVVSVRNGVFSNDVFSVDELGNPVTVSDDGIDPLLSVNLAAVLNAVDDRTFPTRGTRLRFSLEQSIPIGDADIEMTQLAANVSQFIPLLGSENPHILILNAQGGTILNDVPPYAAFSLGGNSTIRGFDTGDAGTSSSFVQATVEYRYPISSFTVFGSDIKVRGAVFVDYGDTLGTQGEVIGQPGEARDKDGEGLGYGLGFHFRTAFGLFRLEPALSDNGDFNFHFSVGDRF